The following proteins come from a genomic window of Anopheles ziemanni chromosome 3, idAnoZiCoDA_A2_x.2, whole genome shotgun sequence:
- the LOC131289414 gene encoding vitellogenin-A1-like → MIAKLLLLTLVGACTAYQYSYEYEFPSSRPFNQTGFEFGAWEPNREYVYNVTTKTMTALPDLEDYWTGIVTHGYLVVRPKDHNYVVAYIDRPTYATFNEYLPRGYRTELSHFNLKWQPMPFSSKPFGIYYHKGAVKGFYVEKTVPNHEVNMLKAWVSQLQLDTQGAYVIKSEFNQFPENNTLTGVFKTMEPSVTGECETLYDVNAIPEYFLQSHKEWVPQPQYLEEDQHVFHVVKSRNFDHCEQRMGYHFGFSGFSDFKPNGNQMGNIMSKSEVTQMYLTGNWYNYTFQSVSTVNKIVVSPSLVNSQKAMVYAQVNMTLNDIKPYDKFPEGPADDRQVFVDLVYSYNMAHDKKNFVRPANETDDSSDSDSSSSSDSSSSSSSSSSSEEEEENKKISPAEQYKKYVDNTERRGNRNRRDLNAYKEKQYYESYKRDQYRLRKHNDTSSDSSSSDDSSSSSSSSSSSSESDEQDFYGSSSSSESDSLSSSEEFYQPISQNLKEAPSAPLLPYFTGYKGYSVQYAHNVDAARHVYKLAYEIAEELQEISQVPKSNTLNKFTILARVLRTMNYQDIYDVCQKLFVSQKEREEGSNHSASFAKKCDAWNTFRDALAQAGTPPAFKVIKELIEEKKLRGDEAASVIATLPKTIRYPTETVMHEYFLLVTSNAVQHQEYLNTTAMISYCDFLNRAQVNNRSAYNYYPVHSFGRLADADYKIVAHKVVPWFSHQLREAVKAGDSVKVQVYIRCLGHLGHPEILNVFEPYLEGKIPVTHFQRLAFVVALDRLVENYPRLARSVLFKLYQNTGDAHEVRCAAVYLLIRTKPPVYMLQRMAEQTHYDPSTHVRAAVKTALESASEADEFDDDMEFSQNAQAAIKHLNPRDFSLQYSGTYLRDFAFQELELSYRMYFSQIASDDHYIPSGFFFHLRKNLGGLKRFSTFYYLVSSMETFFDLLDKQYDTYHKHQDFKSSDYYYKYYKQYPNLFKDYFSQYSKNHKYQNDYYEQFGNKNQEEFQKWSTTRIAKLLNIDPEEAEELEGQFMFQIFNGERFFAFNNQTVEQFPSLVKKYFEDFEDGFAYNVTKFYQQQAVTMAFPLATGLPFTYTLKTPTMFKFEFEATATTHPSIYKSPAGFPEKEYDDFVYMPRWFNGSADVNCAYSRLVDAKVGFVTPFDHQRYVAGYQKKLQGYLPFSFDFGFDFENNDFEFNVQPLEPKKDVLLFHLSSWPYTGYKDITDLRPMAEQPSVRILHDREQTTKSFEQSFGHAMTGVSLRFQAKYDKDFIDYAYLMKHIEQHDYWSALVYPFASETYHYHQLNLYYDAQRTTVQNVKFVLQHKQADYDQDFQTAEVKHPKGRHGYSGYYNEFNYAQPFVYYAGSQRRQEQFMRNAGAGIRNSDVDVFDFGIVFEGKQQKAEFVFTTAYADSPVDEKERFLAFFSFSPYVSSSNFFSFFPFSGKQFQMCFSATNEYPNMPKLNFLNALNLDKIGSMNWELSYGEKCQGGSHVSMKGKLYQSEPYRHFLRISEVGQACKQQMDKGYFQLPACQNATRQAGYFDQYSFNFEYKDVSDYAKNMTYQFFDYARYFTFPYWSEDYFFQGKHNQFQIDFQLAPYFDYYNASFYGADRSFAIQNYPIENEYARYFFSFHPDFDFSERMFTYAYRGNYHPSCVVSNKFVNTFDGKTYDYELGSCWHVVLHTVKPDYYFYAQDSHFMNSDYEYNWKNGFGEDEQITILARHGEDHQLYLKAILGQYKQNDYNIDIIPHGHDLPMVYINGKPQQIHEKYAVEMYTNDDGGDQPLIRVYALPGNEVEISFRDDDIKIVFDGYRARFFADQSYFNNFVGLCGTNNGEGEDDFITPDQCVMRKPEYFAASYAITGMNCSGPAQAFYTEYHQKAQEHCVKPQYFYGNVISEQEAGRSRYSYYYKDFDLSDSSSSESDESDSSSSEEEKENHREHFFEKQQYSEKECAMQHRVQYFEQGDKICFTNRALPTCASQCKAAEKIQKYVDVHCRDATDSAAQLFKQQIRKGVNPDMSGKSVTKTVKYYFPKKCVFAN, encoded by the exons ATGATTGCGAAGTTACTTCTCCTCACGCTTG TGGGGGCGTGTACGGCGTACCAGTACTCTTACGAGTATGAGTTCCCGTCCTCCCGTCCGTTCAACCAAACCGGCTTCGAGTTCGGAGCCTGGGAGCCGAACCGGGAGTACGTGTACAACGTCACGACGAAGACCATGACGGCCCTGCCCGATCTGGAGGACTACTGGACCGGAATCGTGACGCACGGTTACCTCGTGGTTCGTCCGAAGGATCACAACTACGTGGTTGCCTACATCGACCGTCCGACGTACGCCACGTTCAACGAGTATCTGCCCCGCGGATACCGCACTGAACTGTCGCACTTCAACCTGAAGTGGCAGCCCATGCCCTTCAGCTCGAAGCCGTTCGGAATCTACTACCACAAGGGAGCCGTCAAGGGCTTCTACGTGGAGAAGACGGTCCCCAACCATGAAGTGAACATGCTGAAGGCCTGGGTTAGCCAGCTGCAGCTGGACACGCAGGGCGCCTACGTGATCAAGTCGGAGTTCAACCAGTTCCCGGAGAACAACACCCTCACCGGAGTGTTCAAGACCATGGAGCCCTCGGTGACCGGAGAATGTGAAACCCTGTACGACGTCAACGCCATCCCGGAATACTTCCTGCAGTCGCACAAGGAATGGGTTCCCCAGCCCCAGTACCTCGAGGAGGACCAGCACGTCTTCCACGTCGTCAAGTCCCGCAACTTCGACCACTGCGAACAGCGCATGGGCTACCACTTCGGCTTCAGCGGCTTCAGCGACTTCAAGCCTAACGGTAACCAGATGGGAAACATCATGAGCAAGTCTGAGGTGACGCAGATGTACCTTACTGGAAACTGGTACAACTACACCTTCCAGTCGGTGTCCACCGTCAACAAGATCGTCGTCAGCCCGTCTCTGGTCAACAGCCAGAAGGCCATGGTCTACGCTCAGGTCAACATGACCCTCAACGACATCAAGCCCTACGACAAGTTCCCCGAAGGCCCTGCTGATGATCGCCAGGTGTTCGTCGATCTTGTGTACAGCTACAACATGGCTCACGATAAGAAGAACTTTGTCCGCCCCGCCAACGAGACCGACGACTCTTCTGACTCCGACTCGTCCAGCTCCTCGGactccagctccagctccagctccagctccagctcggaggaggaagaagagaaCAAGAAGATCAGCCCGGCTGAGCAGTACAAGAAGTACGTCGACAATACCGAGCGTCGTGGAAACCGCAACCGTCGTGATCTGAATGCCTACAAGGAGAAGCAGTACTACGAGTCGTACAAGCGCGACCAGTACCGTCTGCGCAAGCACAACGATACCTCGTCTGATTCGTCCAGCTCGGATGATTCCTCCAGCAGCTCTTCCAGCTCGTCCAGCTCTTCGGAGTCTGATGAGCAGGATTTCTACGgaagctcctcgtcgtcggaGTCTGACTCTCTGAGCAGCAGCGAAGAGTTCTACCAGCCCATCTCGCAAAACCTGAAGGAGGCCCCGTCGGCTCCCCTGCTGCCGTACTTCACCGGCTACAAGGGATACAGCGTCCAGTATGCCCACAACGTCGATGCCGCCCGCCATGTCTACAAGCTGGCCTACGAAATCGCCGAGGAACTGCAGGAAATCTCGCAGGTCCCGAAGTCCAACACCCTGAACAAGTTCACCATTCTGGCCCGCGTTCTGCGCACCATGAACTACCAGGACATCTACGATGTTTGCCAGAAGCTGTTCGTTTCCCAGAAGGAGCGTGAGGAAGGCAGCAACCACAGCGCGTCGTTCGCCAAGAAGTGCGATGCCTGGAACACCTTCCGTGATGCTCTTGCCCAGGCTGGAACCCCGCCCGCCTTCAAGGTCATCAAGGAGCTGATTGAGGAGAAGAAACTGCGTGGCGACGAAGCCGCCAGCGTGATCGCTACCCTGCCCAAGACCATCCGCTACCCGACCGAGACCGTCATGCACGAGTACTTCCTGTTGGTGACCTCCAACGCTGTCCAGCACCAGGAGTACCTGAACACCACCGCCATGATCTCGTACTGTGACTTCCTGAACCGCGCTCAGGTCAACAACCGTTCGGCCTACAACTACTACCCGGTGCACAGCTTCGGCCGCTTGGCTGATGCTGACTACAAGATCGTGGCCCACAAGGTCGTCCCGTGGTTCTCCCACCAGCTCCGTGAAGCCGTCAAGGCTGGCGACAGCGTGAAGGTGCAGGTGTACATCCGTTGTCTTGGACATCTGGGCCACCCCGAAATCCTGAACGTGTTCGAGCCGTACCTGGAGGGTAAGATCCCCGTGACCCACTTCCAGCGCCTGGCCTTCGTTGTCGCTCTCGACCGTCTGGTGGAGAACTACCCGCGCCTGGCTCGCTCTGTCCTGTTCAAGCTGTACCAGAACACCGGAGACGCTCACGAGGTTCGTTGCGCCGCCGTCTACCTGCTGATCCGCACCAAGCCCCCAGTGTACATGCTCCAGCGCATGGCTGAGCAGACGCATTACGACCCGAGCACCCACGTCCGCGCTGCCGTCAAGACCGCCCTGGAGAGCGCCTCTGAGGCCGATGAGTTCGATGACGATATGGAATTCTCGCAGAACGCCCAGGCTGCCATCAAGCACCTGAACCCGCGTGACTTCAGCCTCCAGTACTCTGGAACCTACCTGCGTGACTTTGCCTTCCAGGAACTGGAGCTGTCCTACCGCATGTACTTCTCGCAGATCGCCTCTGATGACCACTACATCCCGAGCGGATTCTTCTTCCACCTGCGCAAGAACCTGGGTGGTCTGAAGCGTTTCTCGACCTTCTACTACCTCGTCTCGAGCATGGAAACCTTCTTCGACCTGCTGGACAAGCAGTACGATACCTACCACAAGCACCAGGACTTCAAGTCGAGCGACTACTACTACAAGTACTACAAGCAGTACCCGAACCTGTTCAAGGACTACTTCAGCCAGTACAGCAAGAACCACAAGTACCAGAACGACTACTACGAGCAGTTCGGAAACAAGAACCAGGAGGAGTTCCAGAAGTGGTCCACCACCCGCATTGCCAAGCTGCTGAACATCGACCCCGAGGAGGCTGAGGAGCTTGAGGGTCAGTTCATGTTCCAGATCTTCAACGGAGAGCGTTTCTTCGCCTTCAACAACCAGACCGTCGAGCAGTTCCCGAGCCTGGTGAAGAAGTACTTCGAAGATTTCGAGGATGGCTTCGCCTACAACGTCACCAAGTTCTACCAGCAGCAAGCCGTGACCATGGCCTTCCCGTTGGCCACCGGTCTGCCGTTCACCTACACCCTGAAGACCCCGACCATGTTCAAGTTCGAGTTCGaggccaccgccaccactcACCCGAGCATCTACAAGAGCCCGGCTGGATTCCCCGAGAAGGAATACGACGACTTCGTGTACATGCCGCGTTGGTTCAACGGATCCGCTGACGTGAACTGTGCCTACTCTCGCCTGGTCGATGCCAAGGTTGGCTTCGTGACGCCTTTCGATCACCAGCGCTACGTTGCCGGTTACCAGAAGAAGCTCCAGGGTTACCTGCCCTTCAGCTTCGACTTCGGCTTTGACTTCGAGAACAACGACTTCGAATTCAACGTGCAGCCGCTTGAGCCCAAGAAGGACGTTCTCCTGTTCCACCTGAGCTCGTGGCCGTACACCGGATACAAGGACATCACCGACCTGCGCCCGATGGCCGAGCAGCCGAGCGTGCGCATCCTGCACGATCGCGAGCAGACCACCAAGTCGTTCGAGCAGTCCTTCGGCCACGCCATGACTGGTGTGTCGCTCCGCTTCCAGGCTAAGTACGACAAGGACTTCATCGACTACGCCTACCTGATGAAGCACATCGAGCAGCACGACTACTGGTCCGCCCTGGTCTATCCGTTCGCCTCGGAGACCTACCACTACCACCAGCTGAACCTGTACTACGATGCCCAGCGTACCACCGTCCAGAACGTGAAGTTCGTCCTGCAGCACAAGCAGGCCGATTACGACCAGGACTTCCAGACCGCCGAAGTGAAGCACCCGAAGGGTCGTCACGGATACTCGGGATACTACAACGAGTTCAACTACGCCCAGCCCTTCGTCTACTACGCCGGAAGCCAGCGCCGCCAGGAGCAGTTCATGCGCAACGCCGGAGCCGGAATCCGCAACAGCGACGTCGATGTCTTCGACTTCGGAATCGTGTTCGAGGGCAAGCAGCAGAAGGCCGAATTCGTGTTCACCACTGCCTACGCCGACAGCCCGGTCGATGAGAAGGAGCGCTTCCTTGCTTTCTTCTCCTTCAGCCCGTACGTCTCGTCCAGCAACTTCTTCAGCTTCTTCCCCTTCTCGGGCAAGCAGTTCCAGATGTGCTTCTCCGCTACCAACGAGTACCCGAACATGCCCAAGCTGAACTTCCTGAACGCCCTGAACCTGGACAAGATCGGAAGCATGAACTGGGAGCTGTCTTACGGCGAGAAGTGCCAGGGAGGATCGCACGTCTCGATGAAGGGTAAGCTGTACCAGTCCGAGCCCTACCGTCACTTCCTGCGCATCTCCGAGGTCGGACAGGCCTGCAAGCAGCAGATGGACAAGGGATACTTCCAGCTCCCGGCTTGCCAGAACGCCACCCGCCAGGCCGGTTACTTCGACCAGTACTCGTTCAACTTCGAATACAAGGATGTGTCCGACTACGCCAAGAACATGACCTACCAGTTCTTCGACTACGCCCGTTACTTCACCTTCCCGTACTGGAGCGAGGACTACTTCTTCCAGGGCAAGCACAACCAGTTCCAGATTGACTTCCAGCTGGCTCCGTACTTCGACTACTACAACGCCTCCTTCTACGGTGCTGACCGCAGCTTCGCCATCCAGAACTACCCGATCGAGAACGAGTACGCTCGCTACTTCTTCTCCTTCCACCCCGACTTTGACTTCTCTGAGCGCATGTTCACCTACGCTTACCGCGGCAACTACCACC CGTCTTGCGTCGTCTCCAACAAGTTCGTCAACACCTTCGACGGTAAGACCTACGACTACGAGCTCGGCAGCTGCTGGCACGTCGTGCTGCACACCGTCAAGCCGGACTACTACTTCTACGCCCAGGACTCCCACTTCATGAACTCGGACTACGAATACAACTGGAAGAACGGCTTCGGAGAGGACGAGCAGATCACCATCCTGGCCCGTCACGGCGAGGACCACCAGCTGTACCTGAAGGCTATCCTCGGACAGTACAAGCAGAACGACTACAACATCGATATCATCCCGCACGGCCACGACCTCCCGATGGTCTACATCAACGGCAAGCCCCAGCAGATCCACGAGAAGTACGCCGTCGAGATGTACACCAACGATGATGGCGGTGACCAGCCCCTCATCCGCGTGTACGCTCTCCCTGGCAACGAGGTGGAGATCAGCTTCCGCGACGACGACATCAAGATCGTGTTCGACGGCTACCGCGCGCGTTTCTTCGCCGACCAGTCGTACTTCAACAACTTCGTCGGTCTTTGCGGCACCAACAACGGTGAGGGCGAGGACGACTTCATCACCCCCGACCAGTGCGTCATGCGCAAGCCGGAATACTTTGCCGCCTCGTACGCCATCACTGGCATGAACTGCAGCGGACCCGCCCAGGCGTTCTACACCGAGTACCACCAGAAGGCTCAGGAGCACTGCGTCAAGCCCCAGTACTTCTACGGCAACGTGATCAGCGAGCAGGAGGCTGGCCGTTCGCGCTACAGCTACTACTACAAAGACTTTGACCTATCGGACTCGTCTTCGTCGGAGTCGGATGAGTCGGACTCTTCGTCctcggaggaggagaaggagaacCACCGCGAGCACTTCTTCGAGAAGCAGCAGTACAGCGAGAAGGAATGCGCGATGCAGCACCGTGTGCAATACTTCGAGCAGGGTGACAAAATCTGCTTCACGAACCGTGCTCTGCCGACCTGCGCTTCGCAGTGCAAGGCCGCCGAGAAGATCCAGAAGTACGTCGATGTCCACTGCCGTGATGCTACCGACTCCGCCGCCCAGCTGTTCAAGCAGCAGATCCGCAAGGGAGTGAACCCGGACATGAGCGGCAAGTCGGTCACCAAGACCGTCAAGTACTACTTCCCCAAGAAGTGTGTGTTTGCCAACTAA